In Runella sp. SP2, the genomic window ACGTGTTTTACGAAACGTTTATTGATAACAGGCAACACTTTTTGCAAATCCGATTTCAAGACCATCGGGTAAGGTTTGCCGTCAGGATTGTACGAAACGATGATTTGTTCTACGGTGCCATTTCGGTCAAAGTCGTTGATATACAGTTCGGCAGGTTCTTTTTCGGAGCACTTGAGTTTGGTATTAAGCCCTAAGTTTCCAACCACAAAGTCGATGTCGCCGTCGTTATCAATGTCCGTGTGTTCAATCACGTTCCACCAGCCTTCCGATTGTGGAACGGTTTGCGGAATGAATTTTCCTTTTTGATTTTTAAGTACCGTAATCGGCATCCAGTCACCGACTACGACCATGTCGGGGTAGGAATCTTTGTCAACGTCGGCCCATTGGGCGTCGGTGACCATACCTAGCTGCCCGTTGGTGAGGGTTTCGGTGGTGACGTCCGTAAAAACGCCTTTACCATTGTTTTGGAGCAGGTGACTTTTGGGGCTGTAACCATACTGCGCCGACACCATCCGACTTCCCACAAAGAGGTCAAGGTCGCCGTCGCGGTCGTAGTCAGCCGCTGCTACGCACGAGCCATTGTCCAATAATTTAGGGAAGGTATTTGATGGCGTAAAATTTCCTTTGCCGTCGTTGAAATAAAGTGCGTCGGCTAAGGCAGGGTCGTTGGGTAAGAACTCATTTCCGCCCCTCACCACCAACAGATCAAGGTCTTTGTCACCATCGGCATCAAAAAACAAAGCGGCGGTTTCGTCGGCTTGACTAGGGGTATTGAACGTGGCTTGGTTAGACTTCGTAAATTTCCCCGCACTTGTTTGTAAAAACAACGCCCGTGGTTTGCCCGCTCCTCCGCCAATATAGGCATCGTCGAGGCCATCGCCGTTGACATCGCCCACGGCCAACGCAGGCCCTTGGGTCGAGTACATCTGCTTGAGAAGGCCGTCGCGGTTGTAGTCAACAAAGGTGTTTTCTTCGTGCAAAAAGTCCAGTCCCGAGGCCGAAGTAAGGTCGTTGAAAGGTAGGTTGGTAAACTGAGGAGGGGTAAATTTCCAAAGGTCGCGGGCCTCGGCGTGGTTCAACGCCAATTCAGTATCGGTTTTGACGTTGGTGAGGGTTTGTTTGCGGTCGTCGGGCCAAATGACCACCAAGGAGTCGATTTGAGGATTTTTTCCCAAACCAAAAACCATCGTTAAATCGCTCGACGACTGAAAACCGCGCGTCGGCATTTGTTGCAAACACTGCATTTGACCTTTTTGATAAATCGACACTTTTGCCCCAATGGCGTGCGGATTGGCACTGGTACCTTTTAAATTGACCCGTAGAAAGTGCGTTTTGAGTTTTTCAACCGAGTGGTTTCGATACACGCTGAGCGGCGAATTGTTGTTGTTGACGACCAAATCTAAGTCGCCGTCATTGTCCAAATCTCCGTAGGCTGCCCCGTTTGAGAAACTAGGTTCGGCCAATCCCCAGGAGGTGGCTTTATCGTCGAAAGCGAGGTTTCCTTTGTTTTTGAACGCAAAATTTGAGATAGGCGTGGTCGAAATCATATCGACAAACTTGCGGTAGTCAAATTTCATTCTTCCCTCCAGCATGGCTTGAATATTGTCTTTATCGGCCAAAAACGCCACATAGTCTTGGTCGGTGAGGTTTTTGATGATACCGTTTGCTACAAACAAATCCTTGAGGCCGTCGTTGTCCATGTCAAAAATCAACGCGCCCCAGCTCCAATCCGTTGCGTGTACACCCGCCATTTGCCCCACTTCAGTGAAAGTAGGAGGGAGGACTGTTTTCTGTTTACCATCGCCCATCGCCTGTGGACTATCGACTGTGGACCGTGGACTCATCGACTGATTCCCCTGATTCAAATGCAGCATATTGCGCATGTATTGGTGCCAATAATCTTGCTTTAGTTTAAATTCAGTGAGCTCGTATCCTTCAAATACGGTGGTGGTTTTGAGGCGTTTATCGTCGCGGGGAAGCATATCGGTCACAAAAACGTCCAAAAGTCCATCGTTGTTAATGTCGGCAATATCCGCTCCCATCGACGACATGCTGATGTGGTTCATGCTTTGTTCCAA contains:
- a CDS encoding VCBS repeat-containing protein, with translation MKHSSLFIILSLFLGASSCQQSAPDDNLFETLSSSETGIEFTNQILDKKELNIFNYRNFYNGGGVAIADVNNDGWADIYVTSNFEENKLYLNKGKNPEERWKFEDITAKAGVGGKKAWSTGATFADVNGDGLMDIYVCNAGNIQGDKRGNELFINQGIGPDGVPTFVDKAPEYGLVDGGYSTHAAFFDYDRDGDLDMYLLNNSFTPVNKLQYQNIRTVRDSLGGHKLFRNEMIQGSEGQEARGKGQGASKNNPIRFTDVSEEAGIYGSLIAFGLGVTVGDVNGDNWLDIYVSNDFYERDYLYINQRNGTFKESLEQSMNHISMSSMGADIADINNDGLLDVFVTDMLPRDDKRLKTTTVFEGYELTEFKLKQDYWHQYMRNMLHLNQGNQSMSPRSTVDSPQAMGDGKQKTVLPPTFTEVGQMAGVHATDWSWGALIFDMDNDGLKDLFVANGIIKNLTDQDYVAFLADKDNIQAMLEGRMKFDYRKFVDMISTTPISNFAFKNKGNLAFDDKATSWGLAEPSFSNGAAYGDLDNDGDLDLVVNNNNSPLSVYRNHSVEKLKTHFLRVNLKGTSANPHAIGAKVSIYQKGQMQCLQQMPTRGFQSSSDLTMVFGLGKNPQIDSLVVIWPDDRKQTLTNVKTDTELALNHAEARDLWKFTPPQFTNLPFNDLTSASGLDFLHEENTFVDYNRDGLLKQMYSTQGPALAVGDVNGDGLDDAYIGGGAGKPRALFLQTSAGKFTKSNQATFNTPSQADETAALFFDADGDKDLDLLVVRGGNEFLPNDPALADALYFNDGKGNFTPSNTFPKLLDNGSCVAAADYDRDGDLDLFVGSRMVSAQYGYSPKSHLLQNNGKGVFTDVTTETLTNGQLGMVTDAQWADVDKDSYPDMVVVGDWMPITVLKNQKGKFIPQTVPQSEGWWNVIEHTDIDNDGDIDFVVGNLGLNTKLKCSEKEPAELYINDFDRNGTVEQIIVSYNPDGKPYPMVLKSDLQKVLPVINKRFVKHVDYAGQPIDALFTSDQLEGVETKKAVQAASSLLLNDGKGNFTLVALPLEAQLSPIFGIVATDYNHDGKTDLLLTGNFFDVLPEIGRYDGNDGLLLQNTGKNASGQPTFAPVRPAQSGFAVRGQVRRMKTLRTAQGKNYVILAKNKDKVQVFGVK